A part of Deltaproteobacteria bacterium genomic DNA contains:
- the gcvPB gene encoding aminomethyl-transferring glycine dehydrogenase subunit GcvPB, translating to MSRPEGVLRNGLLPEPLIFERGAPGRTGATCDPGEVGGPAPADVLPSGLRRDDGLAGLPEVSELDVVRHFTRLSQWNLSAATTLYPLGSCTMKYNPVVHEAVVRLPGFADLHPLLPDAWAQGTLELMDGLAGFLRAVSGLPGVSLQPAAGAHGELTGMKMVRAYHTDRGNPRNRVLIPASAHGTNPASAALCGYTVTEMPANDFGILEVDTVRKHLGTDVAALMVTNPNTIGLFERNIQAIADAVHEAGALLYCDGANMNALLGVAKPGDMGADVLQFNLHKTFSTPHGGGGPGAGPVAVSERLEPYLPTPRLVRDPKGLRWSEDFPKAIGRVRSFHGNVGMLVRAYCYMRTLGGDGLTDATAMAVLNANYIRAELSGVLPLAFETPSLHECVFTDHDLAATGVHTLDLAKRLLDYGFFAPTIYFPLVVPGAIMVEPTETESKQTLDEFIAAVRAIVAEARETPELVKEAPHATFVGRLDETRAARRPVLRWKPPTARPTE from the coding sequence GTGAGTCGCCCCGAAGGAGTCCTCCGAAACGGGCTCCTCCCCGAACCGCTCATCTTCGAGCGCGGAGCGCCGGGTCGGACCGGAGCGACCTGCGACCCGGGCGAGGTCGGCGGACCGGCGCCCGCCGACGTGCTGCCCTCGGGACTACGCCGCGACGACGGCCTCGCCGGGCTTCCCGAGGTCAGCGAGCTCGACGTCGTCCGCCACTTCACGCGTCTGTCCCAATGGAATCTGAGCGCCGCGACCACGCTCTATCCGCTCGGATCGTGCACCATGAAATACAACCCGGTCGTCCACGAGGCCGTCGTCCGGCTCCCCGGGTTCGCCGACCTCCATCCGCTGCTCCCCGACGCCTGGGCGCAGGGCACGCTCGAGCTCATGGATGGCCTCGCTGGGTTCCTGCGCGCGGTGAGCGGGCTCCCGGGCGTCAGCCTCCAACCGGCCGCGGGCGCGCACGGTGAGCTCACCGGCATGAAGATGGTGCGAGCCTACCACACCGACCGCGGCAACCCGCGCAACCGCGTCCTCATCCCGGCGAGCGCCCACGGCACGAACCCGGCGAGCGCCGCGCTCTGCGGCTACACCGTCACCGAGATGCCCGCGAACGACTTCGGCATCCTCGAGGTCGATACGGTCCGGAAGCACCTCGGCACGGACGTCGCGGCGTTGATGGTCACCAACCCCAACACGATCGGACTCTTCGAACGCAACATCCAGGCGATCGCCGACGCCGTGCACGAAGCGGGAGCGCTCCTCTACTGCGACGGCGCCAACATGAATGCGCTCCTCGGCGTCGCCAAGCCCGGCGACATGGGCGCCGACGTCCTGCAGTTCAACCTCCACAAGACGTTCTCGACCCCGCACGGCGGCGGCGGCCCGGGTGCGGGCCCGGTGGCCGTATCGGAGCGGTTGGAGCCCTACCTGCCGACGCCGCGCCTCGTCCGCGACCCGAAAGGCCTGCGCTGGAGCGAGGACTTCCCGAAGGCCATCGGCCGCGTGCGCTCCTTCCACGGCAACGTCGGCATGCTGGTGCGGGCCTACTGCTACATGCGCACGCTCGGCGGCGACGGCCTCACCGACGCGACGGCGATGGCCGTGCTGAACGCCAACTACATCCGCGCCGAGCTCTCCGGCGTGCTGCCCCTGGCCTTCGAGACGCCGTCGCTCCACGAGTGCGTGTTCACGGATCACGATCTCGCCGCGACCGGCGTCCACACCCTCGACCTCGCGAAGCGCCTCCTCGACTACGGCTTCTTCGCGCCGACCATCTACTTCCCGCTGGTCGTTCCGGGCGCGATCATGGTCGAGCCGACGGAGACGGAGAGCAAGCAGACCCTCGACGAGTTCATCGCCGCGGTGCGGGCGATCGTCGCGGAGGCGAGGGAGACGCCCGAGCTCGTCAAGGAAGCGCCGCACGCGACCTTCGTCGGCCGCCTCGACGAAACCCGCGCCGCCCGCCGCCCGGTGCTACGCTGGAAGCCTCCGACGGCCCGCCCGACGGAGTGA